Proteins encoded in a region of the Anoxybacillus amylolyticus genome:
- the hutI gene encoding imidazolonepropionase codes for MDTLIIRIGQLLTMEGDGPVKGEQMKTIPLMEHAAIGIKDGLVVWIGSNEEAKKISANHIIDAEGKLVTPGLVDPHTHLVFAGSREHELPLKQQGVSYLDILKQGGGILSTVRATRAASEKELYEKARVHLDRMLSYGVTTVEAKSGYGLDVETELKQLRVAKRLHETHDVEVVSTFLGAHAIPTEHQDNPDSFLQQMVDLLDVIKQEQLAEFVDIFCETGVFTVEQSRIFLQKAKEKGFAVKIHADEIDPLGGTELAIEVGAVSADHLVGASETGIHQLARSNTVAVLLPGTSFYLGKGKYANARDMIDEGAAVALATDFNPGSSPTENLQFIMTLAALYLRMTPEEIWHAVTVNAAYAVNRGQESGRIMVGRKADIVIWDAPNYMYIPYHYGINHVRMVLKNGKVVRGRGEGDGSVS; via the coding sequence ATGGATACGCTTATTATCCGTATCGGACAGCTGTTAACGATGGAAGGGGACGGACCGGTAAAGGGGGAGCAAATGAAGACGATCCCCTTGATGGAACATGCAGCGATTGGGATAAAAGATGGGCTTGTCGTGTGGATTGGTAGCAACGAAGAAGCGAAGAAAATTTCTGCAAATCACATCATTGACGCAGAAGGAAAACTCGTCACGCCAGGTCTTGTTGATCCGCATACGCACCTTGTATTTGCTGGCTCGCGCGAACATGAACTGCCGCTCAAGCAGCAAGGTGTTTCCTATTTAGACATTTTAAAGCAAGGTGGCGGCATTTTGTCGACCGTACGCGCGACGCGAGCAGCAAGTGAAAAAGAGTTGTACGAAAAAGCACGCGTTCATTTGGACCGCATGCTTTCGTATGGGGTGACGACGGTCGAAGCGAAGAGCGGATATGGATTAGACGTGGAAACAGAGCTGAAACAGTTGCGCGTCGCAAAACGCTTGCACGAAACGCATGATGTAGAAGTTGTGTCAACGTTTTTAGGCGCTCACGCGATTCCTACAGAACATCAAGACAATCCTGATAGTTTTTTGCAACAGATGGTAGATTTGCTCGATGTCATTAAACAAGAACAGCTTGCCGAGTTTGTCGACATTTTTTGTGAAACGGGCGTATTCACCGTCGAGCAGTCGCGCATCTTTTTACAAAAAGCAAAAGAGAAAGGATTTGCCGTCAAAATTCATGCCGATGAAATTGACCCGCTTGGTGGGACGGAATTAGCGATCGAAGTCGGAGCGGTAAGCGCGGATCACCTTGTTGGTGCATCTGAAACGGGAATTCATCAACTTGCTCGATCGAATACCGTAGCGGTGTTACTTCCGGGGACGTCGTTTTATTTAGGAAAAGGAAAGTATGCAAACGCGCGCGACATGATTGACGAGGGGGCAGCGGTAGCGCTTGCGACAGACTTTAACCCAGGTAGCTCGCCAACAGAAAATTTGCAATTCATTATGACGCTCGCTGCGCTTTATTTACGGATGACCCCAGAAGAAATTTGGCATGCGGTAACAGTCAATGCGGCGTATGCAGTCAATCGCGGGCAAGAATCAGGGCGAATCATGGTCGGAAGAAAAGCGGACATCGTCATTTGGGATGCACCGAACTATATGTATATACCATACCATTATGGGATCAACCATGTCCGAATGGTATTGAAAAACGGAAAAGTGGTGCGTGGAAGGGGAGAAGGCGATGGTTCCGTATCTTAA
- the hutG gene encoding formimidoylglutamase, whose amino-acid sequence MVPYLKEAGKAIFQDRYVTKANELLVPWDGKHASSIGLIGVPLSKSSISHSGAAFAPQAIRQALSFYTTYSIETGIDLADIAITDYGDIVMHPTDIAKSQKRIAETVGQVVALHPESLWITLGGDHSITCPVVSGWQKQKGKIGIIQFDAHHDLRNLEDGGPTNGTPFRRLIETGVIDGSQLVQIGLRDFANSRAYTEYGKQRGVTMYTIEEVYRLGIETIIEESMKTLADVTAVYVSVDMDVLDQAFAPGCPAIGPGGMDSRTLLHAISLLARDDKVQAIDIVEIDPTIDFRQMTSRLAAWVILQFLKEKSGRQPD is encoded by the coding sequence ATGGTTCCGTATCTTAAAGAAGCAGGAAAAGCAATTTTTCAAGACCGCTATGTGACAAAAGCGAATGAATTGCTCGTTCCGTGGGACGGGAAGCATGCCAGTAGCATCGGCTTAATCGGAGTACCGCTGTCAAAATCGTCGATTAGCCATTCGGGTGCGGCGTTTGCGCCACAGGCGATTCGGCAAGCGCTATCATTTTATACCACATACTCGATTGAAACAGGAATCGATTTAGCCGACATCGCAATTACTGATTATGGAGATATTGTGATGCACCCGACCGATATCGCCAAGTCGCAAAAGCGCATTGCCGAAACAGTCGGGCAAGTCGTTGCATTACACCCAGAATCACTATGGATTACGCTTGGAGGAGACCACTCCATCACGTGCCCAGTCGTTAGTGGCTGGCAAAAACAAAAAGGGAAAATCGGCATTATTCAGTTTGACGCCCATCACGATTTACGAAACTTAGAAGACGGGGGACCAACAAACGGCACGCCATTTCGGCGCTTAATTGAAACAGGTGTCATCGATGGCAGCCAGCTTGTGCAAATTGGCTTGCGCGACTTTGCGAATAGCCGCGCGTATACGGAATATGGAAAACAACGTGGGGTGACGATGTATACGATCGAAGAGGTGTATCGCCTCGGCATCGAAACAATCATTGAAGAGAGTATGAAAACGTTGGCCGATGTAACTGCGGTGTATGTATCGGTCGATATGGACGTGCTCGACCAAGCATTTGCCCCTGGGTGCCCAGCGATTGGCCCTGGTGGGATGGATAGCCGAACGTTGTTGCACGCCATCTCTCTACTTGCGCGCGATGACAAGGTACAGGCAATAGATATCGTCGAAATTGATCCGACGATTGATTTTCGCCAAATGACAAGCCGGCTAGCGGCGTGGGTGATTTTACAGTTTTTAAAAGAAAAAAGCGGTAGGCAACCCGATTGA
- a CDS encoding TerC family protein produces the protein MSSEALAALIKIVMIDIILSGDNAVVIAMATRKLAKEQRNKAIFWGTGGAVVLRVLFAAVIVFLLNIPFVHFVGGLLLLWIAYKVLLEQEEEANIRSSDRLFQAVWTIIVADAVMSLDNVVAVAGASEGHIGMIAFGVAISIPIMIFGSKAIVVAMEKYKWLVYAGSGILAWTGGKMMMEDEGFMQLLHFSHGPLVYAVAAGLTVFVLAAGYITNKKSEAQSKKERMI, from the coding sequence GTGTCTTCAGAAGCGTTGGCGGCGTTAATTAAAATTGTGATGATCGATATCATTTTGTCGGGGGATAATGCGGTTGTTATTGCGATGGCAACAAGGAAGCTTGCGAAAGAACAGCGGAACAAAGCCATTTTTTGGGGGACAGGCGGTGCAGTTGTTTTACGAGTTTTATTTGCGGCAGTCATTGTGTTTCTCCTAAACATTCCGTTTGTCCATTTCGTTGGTGGATTGTTATTGCTCTGGATTGCGTATAAAGTGTTGCTAGAGCAAGAAGAAGAAGCAAACATCCGCTCTTCTGACCGGTTGTTTCAAGCGGTTTGGACGATTATTGTTGCGGATGCCGTGATGAGCTTAGATAACGTAGTGGCAGTGGCCGGTGCGTCTGAAGGGCACATTGGCATGATTGCTTTTGGTGTCGCCATTAGTATTCCAATTATGATTTTCGGCTCGAAAGCGATTGTGGTGGCAATGGAAAAGTATAAATGGCTCGTATATGCTGGGTCTGGCATTTTAGCATGGACGGGCGGAAAAATGATGATGGAAGATGAGGGATTTATGCAGCTTCTCCATTTTTCACATGGACCGCTTGTATACGCCGTTGCGGCAGGTCTAACCGTTTTTGTGTTAGCGGCAGGGTATATCACTAATAAAAAATCGGAAGCACAAAGCAAAAAAGAACGAATGATATAA
- a CDS encoding LutC/YkgG family protein codes for MGMVYNRDTFLQTIARQLGRERITADVRRPNWSYAPQWTVFQGYNQEELLSVLEAQCSHIHTDFVATTADALAPTLRQVVEQYGGGPVVTWDDQRFAQYGLLPLLEEWPNENVDVHIWDASAGRKNIERAEKANVGITFSDITLAESGTVVLFSDAGKGRTVSFLPRTYIAIVPKSTIVPRMTQAAAFIHEQIETGQLVPSCINFITGPSNSADIEMNLVVGVHGPVKAAYIVITDR; via the coding sequence ATGGGGATGGTTTATAACCGTGACACGTTTCTTCAAACAATTGCTAGACAGCTTGGGCGGGAGCGAATCACTGCAGACGTTCGCCGACCAAATTGGAGCTATGCGCCGCAATGGACAGTATTTCAAGGATACAATCAAGAGGAATTGCTTTCTGTATTAGAAGCACAATGCTCCCACATTCACACTGATTTTGTGGCAACCACTGCTGACGCTCTCGCCCCTACATTAAGGCAAGTAGTCGAACAATACGGTGGCGGGCCTGTTGTTACGTGGGACGACCAACGGTTTGCTCAGTATGGATTGCTACCATTATTAGAGGAGTGGCCAAACGAAAACGTCGATGTTCACATTTGGGACGCTTCGGCTGGGCGAAAAAATATTGAACGGGCAGAAAAAGCAAACGTCGGCATTACGTTCAGCGATATCACGTTAGCCGAATCTGGCACAGTTGTTTTATTTAGTGATGCCGGCAAAGGACGGACGGTCAGCTTTTTGCCGCGAACGTATATTGCCATCGTTCCAAAAAGCACGATCGTTCCGCGTATGACCCAAGCGGCTGCATTCATTCATGAACAAATCGAAACAGGACAGCTCGTGCCCTCTTGCATTAACTTTATTACCGGTCCGAGCAACTCCGCAGATATCGAAATGAACTTAGTCGTCGGCGTTCACGGCCCAGTGAAAGCAGCCTATATCGTCATTACCGATCGATAA
- a CDS encoding LutB/LldF family L-lactate oxidation iron-sulfur protein, giving the protein MAMKIGADSFHQRVEAGLHNSFMRGAVAGAQERLRTRRLDAAAELGNWEEWRALGEQIRQHTLLHLDYYLMQLSENVAKRGGHVFFAQTAEEANQYIRDVIIKKNAKKIVKSKSMVTEEIHLNAVLEKVGCEVIETDLGEYILQIDDHDPPSHIVAPALHKNKEQIRDVFRKKLAYDKTEKPEELAAHARKTLRNEYLTADVGITGCNFAIAESGSITLVTNEGNADLVTALPKTQITVMGMERIVPTFEEMEVLVSLLTRSAVGQKLTSYITVLTGPRDEGDVDGPEEFHLVIVDNGRSNILGTEFQSVLQCIRCAACVNVCPVYRHIGGHSYGSIYSGPIGAVLSPLLGGYDDYKELPYASTLCAACTEACPVKIPLHELLLKHRQVIVEREGKAPISEKLAMKAFGLGAASSLLYKIGSKVALNALQPFTTDERIAKGIGPLKAWTEIREFPAPAKERFRDWFREHQKGRE; this is encoded by the coding sequence ATGGCAATGAAAATTGGAGCAGACTCCTTTCATCAACGTGTCGAAGCAGGGCTTCATAATTCATTTATGCGCGGAGCCGTCGCCGGCGCACAAGAACGTTTACGAACACGGCGGCTCGATGCCGCAGCAGAGCTTGGCAACTGGGAAGAATGGCGGGCGCTCGGCGAGCAAATTCGGCAGCATACGCTTCTCCATCTCGACTATTATTTAATGCAACTAAGTGAAAACGTTGCCAAACGCGGTGGACATGTGTTTTTTGCGCAAACAGCAGAAGAAGCTAATCAATACATTCGGGACGTTATCATCAAAAAGAACGCAAAGAAAATTGTGAAATCAAAATCGATGGTGACAGAAGAAATTCATTTAAATGCAGTGCTTGAGAAAGTGGGCTGCGAAGTAATCGAAACCGACCTTGGCGAATACATTTTGCAAATCGATGACCACGACCCGCCGTCGCATATCGTCGCTCCTGCCCTTCATAAAAACAAAGAACAAATTCGCGACGTCTTTCGCAAAAAATTAGCGTATGACAAAACCGAAAAACCAGAAGAATTGGCGGCACACGCGCGAAAAACGTTGCGAAACGAATATTTAACCGCCGATGTCGGCATTACCGGATGCAACTTCGCAATCGCTGAGTCTGGTTCGATTACGCTTGTGACAAACGAAGGAAATGCGGATTTAGTGACTGCCTTGCCAAAAACGCAAATTACTGTGATGGGAATGGAACGAATTGTACCGACTTTTGAAGAAATGGAAGTGCTCGTTAGCTTGCTAACAAGAAGCGCGGTGGGACAAAAGCTAACAAGTTATATTACCGTCCTCACTGGTCCACGTGACGAAGGGGACGTTGATGGACCGGAAGAGTTCCATTTAGTGATTGTCGATAACGGTCGGTCGAACATTCTCGGTACCGAATTTCAATCCGTATTACAGTGCATTCGCTGTGCGGCTTGCGTCAACGTTTGTCCAGTCTATCGCCATATCGGTGGCCATTCGTACGGCTCGATTTATTCCGGACCAATCGGTGCTGTGCTTTCACCGCTTTTAGGTGGATACGACGACTACAAAGAATTGCCGTACGCCTCTACACTATGCGCCGCCTGTACGGAAGCATGTCCGGTGAAAATCCCCCTTCATGAACTGTTATTAAAGCACCGGCAAGTCATTGTCGAACGGGAAGGAAAAGCGCCTATTTCTGAAAAACTGGCGATGAAAGCGTTCGGTTTAGGTGCTGCGTCTTCCCTTCTCTACAAAATTGGTTCGAAAGTAGCGCTAAATGCGCTTCAGCCGTTCACGACTGATGAACGCATCGCCAAAGGAATCGGACCGCTAAAAGCATGGACGGAAATTCGTGAATTTCCAGCTCCGGCAAAAGAACGGTTCCGCGATTGGTTCCGGGAACATCAGAAAGGTAGGGAATAA